CAACCGCTAATACAATATATCATCATACTGTTTATGTTTTTGGCAGGAATGAATTTTGTGCTTAGCTATTTTGGATTTAAAGGCAAGGTTCAAAAAATTATAAGAGATGAAGAATTTAAATTTTATGCCCTTTCTGTTATCATATTTACAGCAATAGCTACTCTTGTAATATATAGTAAGGCAGATATGTCTATTTCCTCTATTGATCATCCAATGGTGTGGGGAGAAGCAGAAAGTGCTTTTCGTCATGCACTATTTCAAGTACTTGCAGTAATTACTACTACAGGTTTTGTAAGTGCAGATTTTACAATGTGGACATCATTTTTAACAGTTTTTTTCTTCGGAATTATGTTCCTGGGCGGTTCTGCTGGATCTACCTCGGGAGGTATTAAAGTAGTGCGACATTTAATAACTATTAAAAATGGAGTTTTAGAATTTAAAAGAACACTGCATCCCAGAGCAATATTACCGGTAAGATATAATAGAAGATCTGTTTCTAAGGAAATTGTATTTAATATATTGGCATTTTTTATCTTATATATGCTTTCTTTTATTATTGGTTCTGTGGTCTTAGGTGCATTAGGATTAGATTTTGAAACAGCAATTGGTGGAGCAGCTTCTTCTCTGGGTAATGTTGGGCCTGCTTTTGGAAAACTTAGCCCGGTAAATAACTTCGATGTGTTACCAGCCTTTGGAAAATGGTGGTGCTCCTTCCTTATGTTAATAGGAAGGTTAGAACTCTTTACAGTGCTTATACTTCTTACTCCGTTTTTTTGGCGAAATAGATAATAAAATAACTTGGCTTATTGCATTTGCCACTCCCAGGTTGCAGAAGAATTTGGTACTATTGGCCATAATTCAGCAACTTTTTTGATAGTGTCTTTTACAGTTCCCTTTATGCTTTTTAGCTCTCCATCTTCAATTAGAAAAATATCTAATATTGATTCGTAAAATCTAATGTAGTTAGCGCTAAACTCTTTTTCGGGTTTGATGTTTAAGATTTCATCATCTGTGTGAGTGACGTCAAAGTTTTCTTTAAAGATTTCAAGGACATTTTTTTTGACGATACGTTCCTTTTCTAGAGTATCCATAACAATTGGTTTTAAGTTGGTTCTTTTTGAATACTTGTTTTTTGTAAAACTAATATTCGGGATATGGCAAAAGTATAACTCTAATTTCGTTTATTTAGTATAGAAGGCAGTTTTAAAAATTGTAAAATAAGGTTAAAATTTACTTAACGTTTGCTAAAAAAATATGCCAATACCTTATTTTATAGGCATTGGCATATTTATAAAAAAGTTAAAACCGTTACATTATTAACTCACGGCTTCTTTAATTCTTTTGATCGCTTCTTTGATTTCTTCTGTACTAGCAGCATATGATATTCTAATACAATTGCTATTTCCAAAAGCAATACCTGTTACTGTGGCAACGTTCGCTTCTTCTAATAAGAACATTGAAAAATCTGTAGCATTTTCGATGGCGTGTCCTTGTAATGTTTTACCAAAGTAATATGAAATGTCAGGAAAAACATAAAATGCTCCTTCTGGTTCATTACATTCGAACCCAGGAATCTCAGATAACAGGCCTAGTATTAGTTTTCTTCGCTCTTTAAACTCATCAACCATATACTGGATTTTACTAACCGGAGCTTCAAGAGCAGTAATTACAGCACGTTGGGCAATACAATTCGCTCCACTAGTTACCTGACCCTGCATTTTATTACATGCTCGGGCAATAGAAGCAGGTGCTCCAATATATCCTATTCGCCATCCTGTCATAGCAAAGGCTTTAGCAACCCCATTAACAGTTACCGTTCTGTTGTACATATCCTCAAATTGTGCCATAGAAGCATGACTACCAACATAATTAATATGCTCATATATTTCATCACTTACTACTATAATATTAGGGTATTTCTGTAGTACATCAGCCAGAGCTCTTAGTTCTTCTTTACTATAAATAGATCCACTTGGGTTACAAGGAGAGCTATACCATAGCATTTTGGTTTTTGGTGTAATCGCTTTTTCGAGCTGTTCGGCGGTTATTTTAAAATCCGTATCAATAGAAGTTTTTACTTCAACAGGAACTCCTCCAGAAAGTTTTACAATATCACTATAACTTACCCAGTAAGGACATGGTAGAATTACTTCATCCCCCGGGTTAATGTATACTTGAGCAACATTATAAAGAGATTGTTTTGCTCCGGTAGAAACAACTATTTGAGAATGATCATAAGTAAGACCATTATCACGTTTAAATTTAGTAATAATTGCATCTTTCAACGCTACATATCCATCAACTGGTGTGTATGAATTGTAGTTGTCATTTACAGCTTGTATAGCAGCTTCTTTAATAAAATCCGGAGTGTTAAAATCTGGTTCTCCAAGACTAAGACCGATAATATCCTTCCCTTCGGCTCTTAGTTCACGTGCTTTTGCAGCCATTGCTAATGTAGCTGATGCTTTAAGCGCATTGATTTTGTCTGATAATTGTATGCTCATTTCTGATACTTGTGTGCTCATTTTATCTGGTAAATAAAAATTATGATTGTATGGCAGGCTTCATCCCCATTTCTTTAAGGTGTTTAAAATGGGCTATAATAGCTTTGCGTGTGGTTTTGTACTCGTTATATGGTAAATTAAACTCTAAAGCTGTTTGTTTTACAATTTTAGAGATTTTAGTATAATGAATATGGCTTATATGAGGGAAAATGTGGTGTTCTACCTGATGATTTAAACCGCCAGTAAACCAATTTACTAACCTGTTTTTTGTAGAAAAATTAACTGTAGTAAATAACTGATGTACGGCCCAGGTGTTTTTCATGGTTCCTGTACTATCGGGTACTGGCATTTGTGCTTCTTCTACCATATGTGCTAATTGAAATACTACACTTAATATTAATCCTGCAACATAATGCATTATAAAAAATCCTATTAAGATTTTCCACCATGCGATAGACATAATGATCATAGGAATTACAATCCAGATCAAAAGATAAATAATTTTGGTTATTACTACAGTACTCCATTGTTTTAATGGGCTAGGTAATTTACCGTAAGAAAGCTTACGAGCAAGATAGTTTTTAGTTTGCTTAAAATCTGTGGTCAACGCCCAGTTAAAAGTTAGTAAACCATAAAGAAATATAGAGTAATAATGCTGAAACTTATGAAAACGTCTCCATTTTGAATGTTTTGTAAAACGAATTACCCGACCGGCATCCATATCTTCATCATGGCCATGAATATTCGTATATGTATGGTGTAAAACATTATGTTGTACCTGCCAGTTGTATACATTGCCTGCCAGAATATACATACTGCCTCCCATTAGTTTATTGATCCATTTTTTTGAGGAATATGAGCCATGATTACCGTCATGCATTACATTCATACCCACGCCAGCCATTCCTACTCCCATTACTATTGTGAGTAGTAGCATCCACCATTGCGAAATGTTAAGGGTAAGAATTAAAAAATAAGGAGTTAGAAAAAGAGAAAACATAACGATGGTTTTAATGTGTAATCGCCAGTTTCCTGTTCGTTTAATATTGTTGTCTTTAAAATATTGATTTACACGTTTATTCAATGTTTTAAAAAATTTAGCAGAATCTTCTCTACTAAAACGTATGTTTGGTGCAGTCATGAGCATTGAGGTTTATGATCAAACGATATTGATCATAATTATATTGGGTAAAGTTAGGTATTTAAATTTTTTTAAGTTCCTAAAAAGAAGTAAAATATCTCATCTTAAGGTGTATTTTTGTGCTTTAATTACTATTTGATGGATATTCTACAAAAATACTTTCAGAACATAACTGAAGAACAAAGATTACAGTTCTCTAAACTTGGAGATTTATATACAGAATGGAATGCTAAAATTAATGTGATCTCTCGTAAAGATATTGAATCTTTGTATGAGCGCCATATTTTACATTCTTTAGGAGTCGCGAAAATTCTAGAGTTTAAACCAGGAGCACATGTGCTGGATGTGGGTACAGGTGGTGGTTTTCCTGGGATTCCGTTAGCGATTTTATTTCCCGAGACTCAGTTTTATTTGGTTGATGTTATTGCCAAAAAGATCAGAGTGGTTAATGAAGTGGCAAAAGCATTAGATGTACATAATATTAAAGCAGAGCAGCGAAGAGCAGGTACTTTTGATCATCGTTTTGATTTTATAGTAAGTCGTGCAGTAACTAATATGCCTGATTTTGTAAAGTGGGTACGAAAAAATATTGCCAAAAAAAACAATCACGAATTGCAAAACGGAATTTTATACCTTAAAGGAGGTGATCTTACCGAGGAACTAGCTTTGTTTCCTAAAGCAATACAACACAATCTTTCTGATTATTTTGAAGAGGAATTTTTTGAAACAAAAAAAGTGGTGTATTTACCGCTGAAGTATAAAGTATAAAGAAAAAGGAGTTTTAAACGAATCAAAAACTCCTTTTTTGACAATTGTTTTAACT
The sequence above is a segment of the Aquimarina spinulae genome. Coding sequences within it:
- a CDS encoding TrkH family potassium uptake protein translates to MYRLNYKIISHIMGLLLLCNGGFMLIATGISFIYKDGVTLEIMMASLATMFIGIILMFLTREHQKEINKREGYIVVTFGWIFMSLSGTLPYLFSGAIPSFTNAFFETMSGYTTTGASILNEIEIIPKGVLFWRSLTHWIGGMGIIVLAIAILPLLGIGGMQLFAAEAPGPSADKLHPRITDTAKRLWLIYFGYTVAETILLKLAGMSFFDAINHALSTLSTGGFSTKNASVAYWNDQPLIQYIIILFMFLAGMNFVLSYFGFKGKVQKIIRDEEFKFYALSVIIFTAIATLVIYSKADMSISSIDHPMVWGEAESAFRHALFQVLAVITTTGFVSADFTMWTSFLTVFFFGIMFLGGSAGSTSGGIKVVRHLITIKNGVLEFKRTLHPRAILPVRYNRRSVSKEIVFNILAFFILYMLSFIIGSVVLGALGLDFETAIGGAASSLGNVGPAFGKLSPVNNFDVLPAFGKWWCSFLMLIGRLELFTVLILLTPFFWRNR
- a CDS encoding pyridoxal phosphate-dependent aminotransferase, translating into MSIQLSDKINALKASATLAMAAKARELRAEGKDIIGLSLGEPDFNTPDFIKEAAIQAVNDNYNSYTPVDGYVALKDAIITKFKRDNGLTYDHSQIVVSTGAKQSLYNVAQVYINPGDEVILPCPYWVSYSDIVKLSGGVPVEVKTSIDTDFKITAEQLEKAITPKTKMLWYSSPCNPSGSIYSKEELRALADVLQKYPNIIVVSDEIYEHINYVGSHASMAQFEDMYNRTVTVNGVAKAFAMTGWRIGYIGAPASIARACNKMQGQVTSGANCIAQRAVITALEAPVSKIQYMVDEFKERRKLILGLLSEIPGFECNEPEGAFYVFPDISYYFGKTLQGHAIENATDFSMFLLEEANVATVTGIAFGNSNCIRISYAASTEEIKEAIKRIKEAVS
- a CDS encoding fatty acid desaturase family protein, giving the protein MTAPNIRFSREDSAKFFKTLNKRVNQYFKDNNIKRTGNWRLHIKTIVMFSLFLTPYFLILTLNISQWWMLLLTIVMGVGMAGVGMNVMHDGNHGSYSSKKWINKLMGGSMYILAGNVYNWQVQHNVLHHTYTNIHGHDEDMDAGRVIRFTKHSKWRRFHKFQHYYSIFLYGLLTFNWALTTDFKQTKNYLARKLSYGKLPSPLKQWSTVVITKIIYLLIWIVIPMIIMSIAWWKILIGFFIMHYVAGLILSVVFQLAHMVEEAQMPVPDSTGTMKNTWAVHQLFTTVNFSTKNRLVNWFTGGLNHQVEHHIFPHISHIHYTKISKIVKQTALEFNLPYNEYKTTRKAIIAHFKHLKEMGMKPAIQS
- the rsmG gene encoding 16S rRNA (guanine(527)-N(7))-methyltransferase RsmG codes for the protein MDILQKYFQNITEEQRLQFSKLGDLYTEWNAKINVISRKDIESLYERHILHSLGVAKILEFKPGAHVLDVGTGGGFPGIPLAILFPETQFYLVDVIAKKIRVVNEVAKALDVHNIKAEQRRAGTFDHRFDFIVSRAVTNMPDFVKWVRKNIAKKNNHELQNGILYLKGGDLTEELALFPKAIQHNLSDYFEEEFFETKKVVYLPLKYKV